A portion of the Hoplias malabaricus isolate fHopMal1 chromosome 1, fHopMal1.hap1, whole genome shotgun sequence genome contains these proteins:
- the fkrp gene encoding fukutin-related protein, with protein sequence MRISFCQALLTGAILLNLLILYFVSRAQQQMMEKRRTQGKGLKKISYSVSGLGAEGGPVARSITGGNKLGGLMGSMRSPRLTVLLREFEDFENYVSDSARSFLHQRPEVPFLVVADTLPYPPLTLPENARLMVLTPSPEQPPQMHHPEFYVQTEFVLLVSDGVELEHGKHLERLIRELEGEGGGPVRLVAAPVLTRAAVQCLHLQVSLKNWTATYSLGALGSSGSVCTALHGDAVVLIRTEDLFNLSIPLARPLLSSLFIQTALRGWKVKLLEGPLFSASHRPLFTSAHNQWKADSRIKEASKQLMQSFGLKHLIWPDGRDQWFGCSKETQRCFGTVHDDTPEYLYLDRWTPPCCLRALRETTKYVINILESSGVRYWLEGGSLLGAARYQDIIPWDYDVDLGIYLEDVPNCEYLKSLDSGSLVDANGYVWERAVEGDFYRVQYSETNHLHVDLWPFYPRNGVMTKDTWTEHKQDVEFPEHFLQPLVPMLFAGITAYGPNNHRAFLELKFGEGVIENPQYPNPAKKRLDRSRL encoded by the coding sequence ATGAGAATCAGTTTCTGCCAAGCTTTGCTGACGGGAGCAATTTTGCTGAACTTGCTGATTCTGTATTTTGTATCCCGGGCACAGCAGCAGATGATGGAGAAGCGGCGCACACAGGGAAAGGGACTGAAGAAAATATCTTATTCTGTCTCTGGCCTGGGGGCAGAGGGTGGTCCAGTGGCTAGGAGTATAACAGGGGGCAACAAATTAGGAGGCTTAATGGGTAGTATGCGAAGTCCTCGATTGACTGTCCTCCTTCGCGAGTTTGAAGATTTTGAGAACTATGTGAGTGATTCGGCCCGATCTTTCTTGCACCAGAGGCCAGAGGTGCCATTCTTGGTTGTGGCAGACACCCTGCCTTACCCTCCTCTGACTCTGCCTGAGAATGCTCGTTTGATGGTGCTAACCCCAAGCCCAGAACAGCCTCCTCAAATGCACCATCCAGAATTCTATGTGCAGACTGAGTTTGTGCTGTTGGTGTCTGATGGTGTGGAACTGGAGCATGGTAAGCATCTTGAAAGGCTTATCCGTGAGCTGGAAGGTGAGGGAGGGGGGCCAGTGCGGCTGGTTGCAGCTCCAGTGCTGACCCGTGCTGCTGTTCAGTGCCTGCACTTACAGGTGAGCCTGAAGAACTGGACAGCAACGTACTCTCTTGGCGCATTGGGGAGCAGCGGCAGTGTGTGCACAGCTCTGCACGGTGATGCTGTAGTCCTGATTCGCACCGAAGACCTGTTCAACCTGTCCATCCCATTAGCGCGCCCATTGCTGTCTTCATTGTTTATACAAACTGCACTGAGAGGCTGGAAGGTCAAGCTGCTAGAAGGACCCTTATTTTCTGCGAGCCATCGGCCTCTCTTCACCTCGGCCCACAACCAGTGGAAGGCAGACAGTCGTATCAAGGAGGCTTCCAAACAACTCATGCAAAGCTTTGGCCTCAAGCACTTGATATGGCCTGATGGAAGGGACCAGTGGTTTGGCTGCTCAAAAGAGACACAACGATGCTTTGGAACAGTGCATGACGATACACCTGAGTACCTCTACCTGGATCGCTGGACCCCACCATGTTGCTTACGTGCCCTCAGAGAAACTACGAAGTATGTAATCAACATCTTGGAAAGTTCTGGTGTGCGCTACTGGCTAGAGGGGGGGAGTCTGTTGGGAGCTGCAAGATATCAAGACATTATTCCTTGGGACTATGATGTTGATTTGGGTATCTACCTGGAAGACGTGCCCAACTGCGAGTACCTAAAAAGCCTGGACTCAGGGTCACTGGTTGATGCTAATGGTTATGTATGGGAACGGGCAGTAGAGGGAGACTTTTACCGTGTCCAGTACAGCGAGACCAATCACTTGCATGTGGATCTCTGGCCGTTCTACCCACGGAATGGAGTTATGACCAAGGATACATGGACTGAGCACAAGCAGGATGTGGAGTTCCCTGAACATTTTCTGCAACCCTTGGTGCCCATGCTGTTTGCTGGCATCACTGCCTACGGGCCCAATAATCACCGTGCCTTCCTGGAGCTCAAGTTTGGAGAGGGGGTCATCGAGAACCCCCAGTATCCCAACCCTGCCAAGAAAAGACTAGATAGAAGTCGACTGTGA